DNA from Microbacterium sp. SORGH_AS_0969:
TCTCGCAGGGGGCGACACCGGATGCCATGCCGTCCGCATCCGCGACGTCGCCGTCGGTGACGCCCACGCGCACCTCGTCGCCGCGTCCCTCGCCGTCGGTGACGCCGACGTCGTCCCCGACGTCGTCCCCGACGCCGTCCATGTCGACCTCGGGGCTGTTGCGGATCCCGCGCGACGCGAAGGGGAACGCGCGCGTGCTCGTCACGGGTGACTCGCTCGCGGCCGGATTCTTCGCCTCCACCGAGGCGCAGGGCTTCTCGTCCCTCGTCACAGGAGCGTTGGGGCGTGTCACGCCGACGACGGTGTCGCGCGCGCATCAAACCCTCTCGACGGTCGCGGGTGTCACCGAGGTCCCGCCCGACCTCGATCTGGCGGTGATCGAACTGGGGACCAACGATGTCGGCATCCCGACCCCGCTCGCGGACTTCGAAGCGCAATACGGCGATCTGCTGGGGCGGATCCGCACGTCGTCGCCGGACGCTGCCCTGGTCTGCCTCGGCACCTGGACGCACGACGGCGCTGCGTACGACGAGGTGATCGCGCGCTCCTGCGCGGCGAACGCCGGACGCTACGTCTCCCTTGCCGGTCTCTTCGCCGTGGCCGAACTGCACGGGCCGGCCGGCCGCGACACCTTCGTCGGTACGGGCGACGAGTTCCACCCCAACGACGCGGGGCACCGCGCCATCGCCGACGCCGTCTTGGCGGTGCTCGCGCGCTGATGGTTGCGCTCCGCACGCGGGGTGCCGAGAATCACGGGGTGAGCGTGATCCTGGATGCCGGTCCCTTCTTCCACGGAACGAAAGCCGCTCTGCGGGTCGGCGACCTGCTGACCCCCGGCTTCCGATCGAACTACCGCCCCGAGATCGTCATGAATCACGTGTACTTCACCTCGCGTCTCGACGGGGCGGGGCTGGCCGCCGAGATCATCCCGGGGGATGGACTCCCGCGCGTGTACGAGGTCGAGCCGACGGGCGAGTTCGAGGACGACCCGAACGTCACCGACAAGAAGTTCCCCGGCAACCCCACACGGTCGTTCCGCAGCGCCGCACCGGTGCGGATCGTCGCCGAGCGCGACGACTGGACCCGCCTGACCCCCGAGGCGCTTGAGACGTGGCGACGACGCCTGACCGAGATGCGCGACGAGAACGCCGAGATCATCAACTGACCGCGCGGTTCACGCCGGCTCGGTCGTGCGGATCAATCCGCAGTTCACGCACGACCACGCGACGAGGAAGCGTTCGTCGTCGAGAATCTCGAACGACAGCGGGTCTCCGCACGTGGGGCACCGGCGCGGGTCGGGAGTGCGCTGACGCATGACACTCAGGCTACGCGCGGTGGCGCGAGAGAGGGTCGATAGGCTCGGGGGATGCCGGACGCCCCTCGCCCCGCCGACGCGCGGACGCTCCACATCGTGGCGCTGGTGCTTACGGTTCTCTCGGTCGTGGCGTTCTTCACGCTCACCGGCGGAGTGATCGACTACCTGATCATGATCGCGTGCGCGGGAGCGGCGGTGTTCTTCGCCATCCGGGGAGTGCTCCGCCCCGGGACGCTCCGGTGGGTGGTCCTCGCCGCCGGAATCGTGGCGACGCTCATGCTCGTGACGTCGCTCGGTCTGTTCGTCATCCGCGTGACGCGGGTGCTGACGTCCGACGCCCCGTTCTAACGGGCGTAGGTGACGTGGATGACGCCGCTCTCGGCGACCTCCGACGTCACGCTGTAGCGCTGGTCGAGGCCGCGCAGACCGTCCCACAGCCGGTCGCCCTGTCCGAGGATCACCGGGCGGACGGCGACGTGCAGGTGGTCGACCAGGTCGGCCTCGAGCGCGGACCGAACGGTCGACAGCCCGCCGCCGATCCGGACGTCCGCGTCGCCGGCGAGTTCGCGCGCCCGGGCCACGGCATCCGCGATGTCCTCTGACGTGAACTCGAATCGCGTCCCGTTGTCGAAGGTGATCGGCGCGCGCTCCCGGTGGGTGAGAACGAGGACGGGAACGCGGAACGGCGGCTCGTCGCCCCACCAACCGCGCCAGTCGGGGTCGTCGGGGAACAGGTGGAGTCCGAACATGGCCGCCCCCATCACCTCGGCGCCGATGCCCTCGAAGTACGCCGCGGCGTAGCGGTCGTCGACCCCGGTGGTGCCGGCGCCCGAGGTGTCGCCGAAGACGCGGGCGCGGAACGTCCGCGTCGCCATGTAGTCCTCGACGAGCCGGCCCCAGTCCTCGCCCATGGGATTCTCGGCGGTCTGGTCGGCGGGCGCCGCGACTCCGTCGAGCGAGATGTTCAGATCGACGCGGACGGCCATGGCATCCCCTTTGCGGAACCGGTCAGTGATGATGCGTGAATCGTACGCCGGTGGCCCTTCACCGCCGAAAGGGGGACAGACATCGGCCATGCTCCGCCGTACGGTGGATCCCTTACTCGCTTCGACGACGCAGCGCTCCCCGCACGATCTGACCGTTCAGGAGCACCGATGTCTCGCCCACGCACTGTCACCCACGCGTACCGAATGCCGGGCGGGTGGGAGAAGATCGATCGGCAGGCTCTCACCGCCGACCACGCGGAGGCGCTTCGCGGCGAGGGTTTTACTCTCGTCCGCGCTCGCCGCGGCTGGTCCGATACGCGGGAGATCTCGCTCAGCCTCTTCCTGGCGAAACACGGCTAGACCGAGCGGCTCCGTGCCCCCGCGCGAGTCGCCGAATCGGGCAGTACCCGGCGGTGGCGAGCTGGCGGCTTCCGGGGTGGACCTGCGCGCAGAGCTGGTCGGCACCGCTACGCATGCTGCACCGCGTCCAACTACCATGGAGGCATGACCCCGCGAGACAGTCCGACTCTCGCCGATATGACGTCGTGGGTTCATCACTACGACGAGCACATCGCTGCCACGCCGGCTCGAGTGGTCGCGCACGGCGATCCTACGCAGGAGGGCCCGGGGATCGTTCTTGTCTATCTGAAGTACGCGCCTGCGGCCGTTTACCTCCAACTCAACGCGAACGGCAAGTGGGCGGCCACCCTCACCGAGCGCACCGACGAGCTGACGGGCACATCGCTCGATCTCATCGGTCTCGGCGAAGAAGTCACGGCCGCGGGGCGGCTGTGCGCGTACCTGCAGGAACGCACGGACGCACTCGTCTGAGCTCGCTGCTCGGCACATTCACCTGCCGACCTCGCTGCTCGCGGGCACGAGATGCGACGTGGCATCCGCCGCGGCTGCAGTCGTCGTTCACGCTGAACACGTACGCCCACCTGTGGCCGTCCGTGGAGGACACGACGCGAGCGGCGACGGCGGACCTCATGATCTCCTTCGCCGCTCTCGCGGACTGTCCGCGGGCTCCGGGCGGAAAGCCCGGCTCAGCGCGAATTCTTACCGATAGTTCGTGAACTGCAGATCCACGTCGAGGTCGGCGGCCTTCAGCAGGCGCTGAACCTCTTGCAGGTCGTCGCGCGACTTCGACTGGACGCGCAGTTCGTCGCCCTGGATCTGCGACTTCACGCCCTTGGGGCCCTCGTCGCGGATGATCTTGCCGATCTTCTTCGCTATCTCCTGCGAGATGCCTTCCTTGAGCGTGGAGGTGATGCGGTACTCCTTGCCGCTCTGCACCGGCTCGCCGCTCTCGAGGCTCTTCAGCGAGATGCCGCGCTTGATGAGCTTGGTCTGGAAGACATCGAGCACGGCGTTCGCGCGCTCTTCGGAGTTCGCTTTGATGACGATCGACTCGCCGCTCCAGGCGATCGACGCGTCGGTGCCCTTGAAGTCGTACCGCTGCTCAACTTCTTTGTGAGCCTGGTTCAGGGCGTTGTCGGCTTCCTGTCGATCGATTTTCGAGACGATGTCGAATGAGCTGTCGCTTGCCATTCCGCAAGTTTACAACCGCGGAAAATCAGGCCTCGGGGACTTGTGCTCGACGTCAATGAGAGCCACGCATACCGGGTGACGTATGGGGTGAGCCCTAGCCTCGGGCCATGTCACGACGACGCGTCCCCCGCTTCCGCGCCGTACTGCTCTCCCTCATCGCGGTAGGGGCGCTACTGCCGCTCTCGGCGTGCGCGTCCGGATCCGGCCACGCGCCGCCCTCGGGAGCGCAGGATCCCGAGGTCGTCGCCGCTCGCACCGCAGCCGCCGGCGCGGAAGACGAGTTGCTGGCCGCGGCCGCAATGGGTGAGGTCATCTCGACGGGCGTGCAGGACTACTGCAAGCGCGGGTCGTACAGCGCACCCTGGGGTCCCTTCGACCGGTACTACTGGTCGTGCGGACACGTCACCACCCGGGTCGTGTCGACCGACACCGCCGATCCTGCCGCGCTCATCGCCGGATACCGCGCCCGTCTCGGCGACATCGGGTGCGTGCCCGACGAGGCCGCCTTCGACATGACCGCCCAGTACTGGCAGATGTACGGGGTGCCGGGGCACAACGCCAACGGCGACCCGTACTCCGTCGACGACCTGCCCGGCGGGACTGCCGTCTGCGCGGACGGACGCAGCATGGGGGTCGCGGTCCGCTCCGCGGCGGGCTTCGACAGGGGGACTTTCTTCACGTACGCCGAGGGCGACGGCGAGAAGATCACGGATCAACGCGTCGATGCGGCCCTGGTCCACGCGCGCGCTCCGGAACTCGTCGTCGTGCTGAGCACCAGCACCGGGTATCACAGCGTCCTCCGCAACGAGCCCGAGCCCGAGGACACCCCCGAGCCGGGATACTGCGCCTGCTACAGCGGCAATCCGTGTGACTGCCCGGGCGGGTAGAGCGTGTTTCCGTGACACTCTCGGGTGCCGTGCGGGTGAGCCTCGAGGGGGCGTCGCGTCGGGTGATCCGCCGTCGTCTCCCATCGCCGTGGTTCAGCGTTGCCGTCGCACGGCTCACTCGTAGTCGGGCAGCTCGAAAGTGTCGGCAGGAGGGCGGAACAGCCCCGCGGTCACGCGCCGACCGGCGCGCGACGCGGCCGCTCGCAGCACGCCGTGGAAGATGGCGATCCCGGCGCGAGAGCGCGGGTTCGCGAGCCGCGGTGTACCGGGAGGCAGATCCTGGGCGCGCTCGACGAAGGGGCGGAGGACGTCCTCGTAGCGTTGGAGGGCCGTGTCGACGTCGTTGCTGCGCCCGAGTTCGCCGGCCAAGACGTACGCACCCACGAGCGACAGGGTCGTTCCCATGCCGCTGAGCGGGGAGGCGCAGTAAGCCGCGTCACCGACGAGCGCGACCCTGCCGCGGTGCCAGGTGTCGAGGTGCACTTGCCCGACCCGGTCGAGGTAGAGCTCGTCAGTGTCGGTCATTTCGCGCAGCACGCGCGAAGCCTCCCACCCGGCATCCGCGAACCGCTCGCGCAGCCCGGCCCGCACATCTCCGGCGGTGTCGTCGCCTGTATCAGTCCGCTCGTCGCCGCGGGTCGGGTACGACAGCGTGGCGCGGATCGTGCCGAGGTTGTCGGGCCGCAGGGTCACGCTGCGCCCGCCCACGGCCGAGTACCACCGCCACCAGTCGGTGTCGTCGGGCGTGCGGGGGATCGTCAGGTACGCGGTCGACATGTTCTTCGAAACGATCGGATCGATGCCGGGGAAGACCAATCTGCGGGTACGGGAACGCATCCCCTCGGCGATCACGACGAGGTCGAAGAGCTCGTCGCTCCCGTCGTCGAATCCGACCTGGCTGTCGGTGGCGCGATCATCGAGTGAGCGGATCGTCGTGCCGAAGCGGAAGACGACACGATCGGCGATGAGGTCGAACAGAACGCGCGACAGCTCGCCGCGGAGGATTTCGAGCTCCGCTGTCGCGCCACCGGTGTCGTCGCGCCCCGCCGGGAAGCTCGCCACGGTCTGCCCGCGGCCCCCGATGAACCGCGTCCCCACCTCGTGCGTGTTCCGGGCGCGGATCGCCTCCTCCACCCCCATGCGGCGCGCCACCTCGCGCCCGGCCCCGCGGATGTCGATGTTCTGCCCGCCCGTGCGAAGCTCGGGCGCGCGCTCGATCACGGTGACGTCCCATCCCGCGCGGTCCATCCAGAAGGCGAGCGTCGGTCCCGCGATGCTCGCGCCGCTGATGAGGACTCGTCTCCGCGCGGTCATCGTGTCACCTCCGTCGTGGCCGTCGCCCCGGACGCGGGTTGCTCGGACGCCTCGGCACTCACCGGGCGGGAAGGGATGAGGAATGTGGCGATGACGCCGATGACGAGGAACCCGGCGGCGACGAAGGCGCCGAAGGCGACGGCATCCGTCATCGCCTGACGTGCCAGGGCCGCCACGTTCTCGAGGCCCGGCACCTGGCCGATCGGCGCGATCGCCGCACCGGCGCTGTCGGTCACCGCATCGGCGAAGTCCTTCGCGTCGGTGGGGGCCAGTCCACTGTCTTCCAGTTTGCCCTCGAGGGTCCGGCTGAGCGAGGAGAAGAAGACGGTCGTGAGGGCTGCGATTCCGAGCGCGGAACCGAGCTGACGGAAGGTGCTCTGGATGCCCGAGCTCTGCCCGCCTTCGTCACTGGGCACATCGGCGAGTACGACGTTGGTGACCTGTGCGGTCGCGAACCCGACGCCCACGCCGTAGAAGAAGAGGACGACGGAGACGAACGGCCAGGACGCCTCGGTGAAGGCCGCGACAAGGCCGAGGCCCGCGAGGCCGAGCACTTCCAGCACCAACCCGAGTCGCACGAAGGTCAGTGCGCTGACCCGGTTCGCGAGGGGGAAGCTGATCCCGCTGGCGACGAAGCTGCCTATCGCGATTGGTACGAGCGCGAGCCCCGCCTGCAGAGGGGAGTATCCGAGCGTGAACTGCAGCCAGAGGGGAAGCACCGCGATGATCCCGAACTCGCCGAGCCCGATGATGAGGGTGGCGATGTTGCCGTTGCGGAAGGACGCGATCGAGAACAGGCGTGTGTCCATGAGCGGCCGGTGGCGGCTGCCCGGGCGGCTGAGTCGCGCCTGCCGCCAGACGAACAAGGAGAGGAAGAAGGCGGACACGACGAGCGCGATGAAGACGGGTGACAGGCCGGAGTCCCAGCGGAAGCCGAACAGGTCGAGAGTGTTCTCACTGAGGATCCAGCCGTAGACGCGGCCCTCGACGAGTCCGAAGGCAAGCAAGCCGAGTCCGATGACCGAGAGAGCGGCGCTGAGGCCGTCGACACCACCACGGGAGCGGGCAGGCTGAACGAGGAACAGGGCGCCGATGACGAGAATGACGATCGTGAGGGGGATGTTGATGCCGAATGCCCATCGCCACGAGGCGTGCTCGGAGAGCCATCCTCCGAGCACGGGGCCGAGCGCCGTGGCGGCGCCGATCGTCGAGCCCCACACCGCGAACGCCTTACCGCGCGCGGCGCCGGTGAACATCGCGTTGAGCAGCGCGAGCGAGGTCGGCAGGACGGCGGCGGCGCCGATGCCCTGCAGGAAACGGGCGAGGATCAAGATGTCGCCCGTGGGCGCGAGACCCGCGAGCAGGCTCGTGAGGCCGAAGACGACGACGCCGGTGAGGAACACCGTCTTCGCGCCACGAAGGTCGGAGATGCGGCCGACGACGAGCAGCAGCGCGGCGAAGACGATCGCGTACGACTCCTGGATCCACTGAGCTTGGCTCGAATCGATGCCCAGGTCATCGATCACCGAGGGGGTGATGACGTTGACGATCGTCGTGTCCACGACGATCAGGGCGACACCGAGGGCCACGGCGATCAGGCCCACCCAGCGGCGCGCGTTCTCGGACAGTGTCATCGCGATCTCCTCTAGTACTTTCATGATCAAATAATTGCTCGGAAGAATAACTTGAGGAAGTGATAACCTGCAAGTCCGACCACGGCACGTCAGGACGGGAGGCCGATGTGGGCGAACCCCACGCTCCCCTGACCCCGGACCCGGTTCCGGGGTCGGTCACGGAGGCGGTCACGGAGGCGCTCCGCGCCTACGGAGCGACGTATGCACAGGTCGCCCGGGCGTTCGCCGCTCACGCGGGACTGCACTCCACCGATGCGGCGGCGATGATCGAGATCCTCGGGGCCGAAGAGCGCGGCACGCCGCTCTCGCCCGCGAAGCTGAGCGACCGGATCGGCCTCAGTTTCGGTGCGACCTCGACCCTCTTGAATCGGCTCGAAGCAGTCGGTCACGTCGCCCGCAGCCGCACACACACCGATCGTCGAGTCGTGACACTGCACTCGACCCCCGAGGTGCAGCGGCTCGCCGAGGAGTTCTTCGAGCCGCTCGGGCAGCGCATCGACGCCCTCCTCGCCGCGCACTCTCCTTCGTTCCTCGCCGAGTTCTCGGCACTGCTGACGACGCTGCGCGACGCCACCGACGATTACGTCTCCGACGGCCGGGCAGGCTAGGACGAGTCGTCGAAGACGCTCGCGAACCCACCTCCTGTTCGACGTTCGGCGAAACGACCTACGGCCACCCGGGCTTCGGGGAGCGGTTGTCGTCGCGTCCGAGGACGCCGGTCCAGGATGCCGACTGCTCGCCGTCTCGCGCCCGCACCTGCCCGGGCTGTGCCCCCGTGTAGCGGAACCCGCACTTCTCGGCCACCCGCATCGACGCGATGTTGCCGACGACGCACTCCCAGAGCATCCGCTCGATGTCGACGCGCGCGAAGGTGGCGTCGATCACGGCTCCGAGCGCCTCCGGCATGATGCCGCGACCACGGTGCTCGGCCCCGAGCCAGTAGCCGACCATGCCCCATGGGACGCGGACACCGATCACGCCGAGCAGGGGTCCGGCATCCGATTCGCGCAGCGCCCAGGTCCATTCGCGGTCCTCGGCCCAGCCGTCCGCGACGTACCCCTCGATGAACCCGACCGCGTCGTCGCGGGTGTACGGCCACGGGGTGGTCATGTAGTGCTCGAAGACCGGGTCGGCGCAGTATCGGGCGATGTCGTCGACATCGGCGAGCGTGGGCTGATTCAGGACCAGGCGTGCGGTGCGCAGCGAGAACGGCGTCATCGCCGCAGCCTACCGATGCGCTCGTAAACTCGGATTCCATGCGAGCACTCACCGAGAACGAGGTCCGGGACGCGTTCATCAACGCCACCCCCGACGAACTGCGTGTCATCGCGATGCCCCATGATTTCGTGCTGACGGATTGGGATCACCTCGACTTCTTCGCGTGGCGCGACCCGAGAACCCGTGGGCGCGGATACGTCATCGCCGAGCGCGACGGCGAGCCCACCGGTGTGGTGCTGCGCGCCGCCGAGGGGCAGTCGCGCGCGCGGTCGGCGATGTGCAATCTCTGCCACACGATGCAGCCGGGGGATCAGGTGTCGCTGTTCACCGCCCGCAAGGCCGGGGCGGCGGGGGAGCAGGGCGACACGGTCGGCACGTACATGTGCGTCGACCTCTCGTGCCACGAGACGGTGCGCCTCGCCGCGCCCCTCGCCCCGAGCGAGATCCGCGCCAGCGTGGATCGCAAGATCGACGGAACGAAGCGGCGGACCGAGGAGTTCGTCGATCGCGTGCGCGAGGTCGCCGACATCGCACGGTAGGCACCCGGCATGAGATGCCCGGGGTGGTTGGAGGCATCCCTTCCGGGATAGTAGAGTGGTCTATCGCGCCTCCGGTCGACTGCCAAAGCCGGGCGGGTGCGCACTTGGCGAGTTACCCAAGCGGCCAAAGGGATCTGACTGTAAATCAGACTGCATTGCATTCGGGGGTTCGAATCCCTCACTCGCCACCGGCGTGACGTCCCGCGACATGAGGTTCATGTCGCGGGACGTTCTGGTTTTGGAACCTTCGCGTCAGAGTCGAGCGAGCGCGTTCTCGATGCGGCTTTCCATCACCGCGATGCTGTTCTGGTCTGCGCCGTGCGCCGAGGCGCGCTGAGGTGCCTTCTCGAGCGCGGCGCGCGTGGCATCCAGGAACTCCGTGACCTGCACCGGCTTGACGCCGAAGAGCGACAGGGTGTCGCCAGCCG
Protein-coding regions in this window:
- a CDS encoding FBP domain-containing protein, coding for MRALTENEVRDAFINATPDELRVIAMPHDFVLTDWDHLDFFAWRDPRTRGRGYVIAERDGEPTGVVLRAAEGQSRARSAMCNLCHTMQPGDQVSLFTARKAGAAGEQGDTVGTYMCVDLSCHETVRLAAPLAPSEIRASVDRKIDGTKRRTEEFVDRVREVADIAR
- a CDS encoding dihydrofolate reductase family protein; the protein is MAVRVDLNISLDGVAAPADQTAENPMGEDWGRLVEDYMATRTFRARVFGDTSGAGTTGVDDRYAAAYFEGIGAEVMGAAMFGLHLFPDDPDWRGWWGDEPPFRVPVLVLTHRERAPITFDNGTRFEFTSEDIADAVARARELAGDADVRIGGGLSTVRSALEADLVDHLHVAVRPVILGQGDRLWDGLRGLDQRYSVTSEVAESGVIHVTYAR
- a CDS encoding GNAT family N-acetyltransferase yields the protein MTPFSLRTARLVLNQPTLADVDDIARYCADPVFEHYMTTPWPYTRDDAVGFIEGYVADGWAEDREWTWALRESDAGPLLGVIGVRVPWGMVGYWLGAEHRGRGIMPEALGAVIDATFARVDIERMLWECVVGNIASMRVAEKCGFRYTGAQPGQVRARDGEQSASWTGVLGRDDNRSPKPGWP
- a CDS encoding DHA2 family efflux MFS transporter permease subunit; this encodes MKVLEEIAMTLSENARRWVGLIAVALGVALIVVDTTIVNVITPSVIDDLGIDSSQAQWIQESYAIVFAALLLVVGRISDLRGAKTVFLTGVVVFGLTSLLAGLAPTGDILILARFLQGIGAAAVLPTSLALLNAMFTGAARGKAFAVWGSTIGAATALGPVLGGWLSEHASWRWAFGINIPLTIVILVIGALFLVQPARSRGGVDGLSAALSVIGLGLLAFGLVEGRVYGWILSENTLDLFGFRWDSGLSPVFIALVVSAFFLSLFVWRQARLSRPGSRHRPLMDTRLFSIASFRNGNIATLIIGLGEFGIIAVLPLWLQFTLGYSPLQAGLALVPIAIGSFVASGISFPLANRVSALTFVRLGLVLEVLGLAGLGLVAAFTEASWPFVSVVLFFYGVGVGFATAQVTNVVLADVPSDEGGQSSGIQSTFRQLGSALGIAALTTVFFSSLSRTLEGKLEDSGLAPTDAKDFADAVTDSAGAAIAPIGQVPGLENVAALARQAMTDAVAFGAFVAAGFLVIGVIATFLIPSRPVSAEASEQPASGATATTEVTR
- a CDS encoding SGNH/GDSL hydrolase family protein encodes the protein MTRRAWTIAASLVGVAAVVAAALVLSQGATPDAMPSASATSPSVTPTRTSSPRPSPSVTPTSSPTSSPTPSMSTSGLLRIPRDAKGNARVLVTGDSLAAGFFASTEAQGFSSLVTGALGRVTPTTVSRAHQTLSTVAGVTEVPPDLDLAVIELGTNDVGIPTPLADFEAQYGDLLGRIRTSSPDAALVCLGTWTHDGAAYDEVIARSCAANAGRYVSLAGLFAVAELHGPAGRDTFVGTGDEFHPNDAGHRAIADAVLAVLAR
- a CDS encoding MarR family winged helix-turn-helix transcriptional regulator codes for the protein MGEPHAPLTPDPVPGSVTEAVTEALRAYGATYAQVARAFAAHAGLHSTDAAAMIEILGAEERGTPLSPAKLSDRIGLSFGATSTLLNRLEAVGHVARSRTHTDRRVVTLHSTPEVQRLAEEFFEPLGQRIDALLAAHSPSFLAEFSALLTTLRDATDDYVSDGRAG
- the arr gene encoding NAD(+)--rifampin ADP-ribosyltransferase; this encodes MVALRTRGAENHGVSVILDAGPFFHGTKAALRVGDLLTPGFRSNYRPEIVMNHVYFTSRLDGAGLAAEIIPGDGLPRVYEVEPTGEFEDDPNVTDKKFPGNPTRSFRSAAPVRIVAERDDWTRLTPEALETWRRRLTEMRDENAEIIN
- a CDS encoding FAD-dependent monooxygenase encodes the protein MTARRRVLISGASIAGPTLAFWMDRAGWDVTVIERAPELRTGGQNIDIRGAGREVARRMGVEEAIRARNTHEVGTRFIGGRGQTVASFPAGRDDTGGATAELEILRGELSRVLFDLIADRVVFRFGTTIRSLDDRATDSQVGFDDGSDELFDLVVIAEGMRSRTRRLVFPGIDPIVSKNMSTAYLTIPRTPDDTDWWRWYSAVGGRSVTLRPDNLGTIRATLSYPTRGDERTDTGDDTAGDVRAGLRERFADAGWEASRVLREMTDTDELYLDRVGQVHLDTWHRGRVALVGDAAYCASPLSGMGTTLSLVGAYVLAGELGRSNDVDTALQRYEDVLRPFVERAQDLPPGTPRLANPRSRAGIAIFHGVLRAAASRAGRRVTAGLFRPPADTFELPDYE
- a CDS encoding YajQ family cyclic di-GMP-binding protein, producing the protein MASDSSFDIVSKIDRQEADNALNQAHKEVEQRYDFKGTDASIAWSGESIVIKANSEERANAVLDVFQTKLIKRGISLKSLESGEPVQSGKEYRITSTLKEGISQEIAKKIGKIIRDEGPKGVKSQIQGDELRVQSKSRDDLQEVQRLLKAADLDVDLQFTNYR